The genomic stretch ACCGACAGCGAAGGAAAAACCCATACTTATAAATATGATTACGAAACCGAGTCAAAGTTAATGAAACTCATTGATCAATTATTAACCCTTCAAATGAGCAACGTTGATATTTATTTAGTGGGATTATGGGTGTGGATTGATGGAGAAACCAAGCCCTACAAAGAAGAATTAAAAACTCTTAATTGTAAATGGCATAACACCCGTAAATGTTGGTATTTTGCTAGTACCCCTAGCCGATACCGTAAATCTTCAAACAAAGGGATCGAAGACATCGCAGAAACTTATGGTGCAACCAAGATCCGCAACAAAGCAACAACCCCATACAAAGTAATTGCTTAGTAACTTTTAAACAATGGAGCAAAGCAAATGTACTTATATGAATCATGGTATGTAGGCGATCGATTAATTCTCGATATGAGAGAGGAAGAAAATACAGAATACTTTGACTATCTAAACGAGTTAGATGATTGGAATTTTGGCATAAATCCCGACAATCTCGATTATGTAGCCCCCGATATAGTCGAAGAAAATACTGTTATCTGGAATGACAAATACAAAAGATCACCAAACCAGCCTGATTATTAATTTTTGAATCATTGTCTAACCCCATGAAGACATTAAAAGCATGGGGAAACATTCA from Geminocystis sp. NIES-3709 encodes the following:
- a CDS encoding J domain-containing protein, yielding MIHLYFDKCETVAQAKKLYKELALKHHPDLGGNTATMQEINRQYEEILRRLDGEITTDSEGKTHTYKYDYETESKLMKLIDQLLTLQMSNVDIYLVGLWVWIDGETKPYKEELKTLNCKWHNTRKCWYFASTPSRYRKSSNKGIEDIAETYGATKIRNKATTPYKVIA